tctaaatttagaaacaatttagcttaaatttCCAATTCTACCGTTAATAAAAAGTTTTTATAAATGCACAAATACTCCGGGCTCCATTTTAACttatttaggaccacaaatttcaaaaatctttcaTTATTTTTTTGTTAATATGAGTTGGTATCTTCAAATTATGGAACTGCCCCTAACTTTTACAGATCCAAACATGTAATTACATCCAGCTCAAAATTAGGGCTGGATGAGAATGAAATTTGGCCGCGAATCTCGAGAATTACAGATAGGCCCCTCCACCTACCGCAAATCACGCAAATATCCGGCCAAACTCAGCACTCGATCAGAGAGCCAACGTTTCGAAAAAAGTTATCAATTCTGATGAATTGCCTACTTGTAAGAATTCATCTAACTAGCAATCAATTCAgaaacaacaaaattgaaaggaaaaaatAAGACAGATATAACAAAAATGTACTCCAGTAGTATATATGTCAATCACATTTCGTGTTTCTACTTTCCTGAAATTCTCTTCCTCCACCTTTTCCATCACAGAATATTTACACGATTCAAAAAGGGGAAAACTAGAGAAAAAACGATCCCTTAACTAATAGTATCGTCGAGATCTGCTCTACCTAACCGCAACTCCCAGTGTTTTTAGTAGTAGCAAAGAAAAAAGTAGagcaaaaggaagaaaaaaaaagagaaatatctATCTTCCACACAGCTAACGCTAAAGTAAGTCATCGGAAAGAGCACTGAGAAGATCCTGGAGGTCATCACCGAGTCGAAGAGCCTCAAGTACTCGTTCGAAGATGAGAACATGGCAGGGGATCCGAAGAACACCTCTCTGCTCGTAACCGTATTCCTGAGCAGATTTATTAAGCAGCTCGACGAAGATCGGATGGTTAAGAAGCTCAGCACTAACGATAAACCTCTCCATCTCATCGCCGACGTAAACCGGGAGGTGTCCTTCAGGAACTCCGGGGCCGGATCTGAGCTTTCCAGTTCGGAACGATTGGAGT
The Nicotiana sylvestris chromosome 11, ASM39365v2, whole genome shotgun sequence DNA segment above includes these coding regions:
- the LOC104223170 gene encoding auxin-responsive protein SAUR71-like, whose amino-acid sequence is MKKLIRRLSRVADSSSNYSLLRSESRSASRPRRLQSFRTGKLRSGPGVPEGHLPVYVGDEMERFIVSAELLNHPIFVELLNKSAQEYGYEQRGVLRIPCHVLIFERVLEALRLGDDLQDLLSALSDDLL